CGCTCCTGGTATACAGTTAATCAGAGAGATCCCAAGAGGTGACCAGGGGACTTGCCCAGGCCACATAGGTACCTTAGTAGCAGGGCCAGGATCTGAATCCACGTCTCTGGCACCACGTATTCTTGCCCCCAGGCTGCATCACTTGTCTCTCTTGGACCGTATTGTCTTTTTCCTGGGACTGGGAAAATAGGgagaaaagagatggagagagggctCCTGGGGAGATGAGAGGAGAAGGTGTGGAAGtgggcagaggaggctgggagcAGGCCACCTGGGCTGAGCTGCTCTGCTTCCCCCTCAGAATGGCCTTTGTGCTGCACCAGGCCGGGCCCCACCACAGCCACGGGTCCAGGGGGGCAGAGTATGCACCGCtggaggaggggcctggggagcCCCTGCCCCTGGGGAACACCAGCGTCCGGGCGGCCTTTGTCCACGTGCTGGGGGACCTTCTGCAGAGCCTTGGGGTGCTGGCCGCCTCCATCCTCATCTACTTCAAGGTACCGTCTGTGCAAGcctgccccagcctccctcccccaattctaccccccagcccctccttccctggacccccacccaccccactccGCCTCCCAGCTCCCCAGGACTCCCGGCCCAGAGTTACTGTCCCTTTCACCCCAGTACGGTTCTCAGGGGCCTCGCAGGTCCTGTTTGTCCAGGTTGCCCCTAGGTCTTCCTTTGAAAGGTCCCTGATTGCCAGGCTTAGGGCTCTGTTTCTCTACAGCCTCAATACAAGGCAGCTGACCCCATCAGCacctttctcttctccatctgtgCTCTTGGATCCACCGCTCCCACCCTCCGAGATGTTCTCCGCGTCCTCATGGAAGGTGAGTCAGACGCCACtgctccccgccccccggggcccTCTCTGACCTCACCCCAGGACTAGGCGCCTCTGTTTTCTCTGGAGAAAGTGTGGGGAGAAGGCCTATCGGTGGAAGGAGGATTCAGGGGTGGGGTAAACTGTGGGGATCAACAGGGTGAGTGGTacagggtgggggaggtggggtccTGGCCTCTGGGCAGGAGTGGCCCTGGCAATAAGGCACGGTGGGTGCTGCTTGCAGGTACCCCCCGAAATGTGGGGTTTGAACCTGTGCGGGATACCCTGTTGTCAGTGCCAGGAGTTCGGGCAACCCACGAGCTGCACCTGTGGTCCCTTACGCTTACTTACCATGTTGCCTCCGCACACCTGGCCATTGGTGAGTCCACACCGACCCCAGCCAGTTACTTTCCAGAAAACATTTCTCCCTTCCCGTACCACCATCCAAACATAGGAAATGGTCTGAATTAACTGCGAATGGTTTCCACCTCTCTGTcttttatctctctttctctctctctctctctctctctctctctctctctctctctctctctctctctctctctccctctctccccccctctctctctttctctcgtaTGTTGGAGGCAAGGATCTCTGGCTGGACAGGGTGTTCTCGGGGAGGTTTCACTCTCTCTGAAGTAGTGCGGGGAGCCAGCAACCCTTTAAAAGGTCACTGGTATCTACAGGTCTCGTGATGGGGCACAGTTAGGTAAATTATGGCTACTCCACTCAGTGGGGTATcatgtaagttttaaaaattgatgattATGAAGACTGTGGGGCAACTAGGAAAAATGTTTATGGTATAATGCTAAGAGAGAAAGCGGAATATAAAATTTTAGCTACATTATGGttcaactatttaaaatatatatggtgACTCACAAGCTGACAAAGAATTTTTGAGTTTCTTCCAGATGCAAGAAGCAATCAGAGACATGCAATTTGGATGCCAAAAATATTATACTTTGTAGGATATTTGATGGTAACTCTAGAGGGACAATGAGAACAGAATATTTAACATCTGGAATGTCGTGGAAAATCGGGTGGTATGGCTGCTGAAATACACAGCTGTATACTGATACTCAAAGAGcagaagagaatagaaaaacaacgGTCTAGTGTGTTAGCCTAGTCGATTAGGGATGAGTCTCTCCGACCTTCTTGACAGTTTTACACTGTTCATACAATagatagaaaaaataaagcttcCCTTTCAATCTTGGCTTTCATGCCATGCAGACCGCTGGGTCCCCTTCACGCATCCTTATCTGGGCCCCTGGCTGGTTCCCAATTCCCCTGGAAACCTGCTGCCTCTTATCACTGCCCGGCAGACTCCGCGGCTGACCCTGAAGCCGTCCTGGCTGAAGCCACATCCCGGCTCCACTCCCGGTTTGGATTCTCCAGCTCTACCCTGCAGGTCGAGCAGTACCAGCCTGAGATGGCCCAGTGCCTGCGCTGCCGGGAGCCCCCCCAAGCCTGAGCCACGGCCGCACCCTCACCCCACTGCCAGGCCCAGGCTCAGCCCTGGACTCTCAGCAACTGCCTCCCTGCTCACGGAGAAGGGACGGAGCTGGGTCCGTACCCTTCCTCTCTGCCCGCTTCCACCtgccaaccccccacccccccagccccaaTGGGCAAGAC
This DNA window, taken from Kogia breviceps isolate mKogBre1 chromosome 11, mKogBre1 haplotype 1, whole genome shotgun sequence, encodes the following:
- the SLC30A3 gene encoding probable proton-coupled zinc antiporter SLC30A3 isoform X6 → MEPSPATGGSETTRLVSPRDRGGAGGGLRLKSLFTEPSEPLPEEPKPVEMSFHHCHRDPLPQPGLTPERLQAQRQLCAACAVCCVFMAGEVVDVGSMMGSLFSLWLSTRPATRTMTFGWHRSETLGALASVVSLWMVTGILLYLAFIRLLHSDYHIEGGAMLLTASIAVCANLLMAFVLHQAGPHHSHGSRGAEYAPLEEGPGEPLPLGNTSVRAAFVHVLGDLLQSLGVLAASILIYFKPQYKAADPISTFLFSICALGSTAPTLRDVLRVLMEGTPRNVGFEPVRDTLLSVPGVRATHELHLWSLTLTYHVASAHLAIDSAADPEAVLAEATSRLHSRFGFSSSTLQVEQYQPEMAQCLRCREPPQA
- the SLC30A3 gene encoding probable proton-coupled zinc antiporter SLC30A3 isoform X4, with translation MEPSPATGGSETTRLVSPRDRGGAGGGLRLKSLFTEPSEPLPEEPKPVEMSFHHCHRDPLPQPGLTPERLQAQRQLCAACAVCCVFMAGEVVGGYLAHSLAIMTDAAHLLADVGSMMGSLFSLWLSTRPATRTMTFGWHRSETLGALASVVSLWMVTGILLYLAFIRLLHSDYHIEGGAMLLTASIAVCANLLMAFVLHQAGPHHSHGSRGAEYAPLEEGPGEPLPLGNTSVRAAFVHVLGDLLQSLGVLAASILIYFKPQYKAADPISTFLFSICALGSTAPTLRDVLRVLMEGTPRNVGFEPVRDTLLSVPGVRATHELHLWSLTLTYHVASAHLAIDSAADPEAVLAEATSRLHSRFGFSSSTLQVEQYQPEMAQCLRCREPPQA